The genomic interval AAACCATGAAGATTTCCCCGCGTTCGTATAGCCAATGAGCGCGACTTGAAACACTCGATTTTGTTCTCGTTGATTACGATAACGTTCACGATGGGCTTCCACTTCTGCTAATTTACGTTTAATTTCGTTCATCCGTGTTCGAATATGACGACGATCCGTTTCGAGCTTTGTTTCACCTGGACCACGTGTCCCAATCCCCCCACCGAGACGGGATAAACTTTTACCATGCCCTGTTAAGCGCGGTAACAAATAGTCCAATTGCGCATATTCGACTTGGAGTTTCCCTTCTTTACTTTTCGCTCTTAACGCAAAAATCTCTAAAATGAGCTGCGTTCGATCAATGACTTTAACGCCTAATCGTGCATTAAGATTTTTAGACTGTGCTGTCGTTAACTCGTCATTTGCAACGACCACATCAATATCGTGAAAATCTATAAAATCTTGAATCTCTGTTAACTTACCACTGCCGACATAATATTTATAATCCACTTGATTTTTCTGCTGTGTCCATAGTCCTTTAACATCTAAATCGCACGTATAAGCTAACGCATTCAATTCATTCATCGTATTTTCAAAATCATAATGCGACTGATACAAATCGACGCCAATCAGTACCGCCGTTTCTTTCACTTTTTCAGTAGAGTGAAGTTCCGTTTTCCGCATATTATCACCGTTTTCTAATTGACATATCATCACGTATTCTAACATAGTGTGTGAATAAAGACTATACGTACTGATTGTGCTATAGTAGATTTAGAGGTGAAGACAATGCATTTATATGATATAGAAGTCCCAAAAATTGATGGTTCTACATACCCACTTTCACAATATCAAGGTGATGTCTTATTGATTGTGAATACAGCAAGCGAATGCGGATTGACACCACAATTTGAAGGGTTACAAAAACTATACGATACGTATCACGACAAAGGATTTACGATTTTAGGTTTTCCAAGTAATCAGTTCGGCAAGCAAGAACCTGGTAATGGTAAAGAAGCAGCGACGAATTGCCAATTGAACTATGGCGTGACATTTCCGATGCATGAAAAAATTGAAGTGAACGGCGACAACACCCATCCCCTTTCCTACGATTTGTCAAGGGTTCAATAAGTGAAATTGACATTACTGAACTAGACCGTCCAATTTTTACTTTTTTGAATAAGGTGTTATGATGTATATGATTATGTGGTTTCGTTAGTGTGGTGCTTTCTGATAATCATATAATTTATCATTGACTATCAAGTAGTGAATGGTCTTTAATAAGCGATTGATACTCGCTATTACGGCAGTCTTGTGGGGTTTCCCATGAGGCTGCTCTCTTAATTTATAATAATAATCCACAATATGGCTTTGATAATGATTTCTTCCCCTAAGAATGTTCATAGTGATTAAATACAATAAACGCCTTGCTTTTTTATTTCCTCTTTTATTAATCGTATCTCGACTCTTTGAAGTTCCTGATTGGTAACGTTTAATATCAATGCCTACAAATGCATTCAGTTGTTTATTTGTTTTGAATTCTCTAATATCTCCAAGTTCCCCAATAAGCAATGTAGCTGTGAGTTCTCCGATGCCAGGAATTGAAATAATATTTTCAAACTCAGTTGTATTTTTAGCTAAATCAATCATTTCCTGATTAAATGCTTTCATTTCTTCTATCCCAATAAGCAGTTTGTCGCATAAGTATTGGACTTTTTGTAGGAGGAAAGAAGACTTGCGCACATTCGGAAAACTATTATTCTTTATTTCAATTAATTTTTTGGCATACTTGTGCGCTTTTTTAATTGAAATGCCTTTATCAGTTGAATGAAGTACTTTTTCCACCAATTCATCATGAGTCAAAATACTTACATAATCAGGATGAGGAAATGCTTTAGCTATATTTAATGCGATTTTTGAATATCTGTTAGTAAATAACTTTTCTAACCCTGGAAATGTTTGATGTAGTGTTTCGACTAACTCAACTTTGAGACAATTTTGGTTGATCTCCATTTCTAAGTGAAAGCGCGCACGTTCTCTCAGTTCAAAGTAGATCTCTTCAGGATGACGTTGTACCTTTGAATCTTTCATTCTAAAGGCAAGAAGTGCGAGTTTATGTGCGTCTGACTTATCTGTTTTCCATGATCTTAACGAATTTGTTTTAAACTTGGCTTCTAGGGGGTTCATTTCTAAGTAATTTATTTTGTGAATTTCACAAAAGTGTTTCATACCTCTTGAATAAACACCTGTTGATTCAAAGAGGATAAACAGGGAATCAAGATGCTTGATATAATTTTTAAGATAACGATAGCCATTTTGATTATTTTGAATGACCAATTCTTTAACGAAAACTTCATCCTTATAATGTGCGACCACACTTTCTGACTTACTGATATCAATACCAAAACAGTTAATAAAAATCATACCTTTCTCTATTGAATTGAGAAGATTTTAACTTTACTTAGCCTTTTTCATTTCATTTTCCTATACACGGTTTCTAAAACCCAACATACTTCAATCGAATTTCAAAAGGAGAGTAAAGCTGATCAGTTTACATTACGGATTCAAAGATCCAAGGGACTGCGCGATCTACTTCTCTCTACAACTATAAAAAATAGCTGTGAAGAAATCTATCGTCATAAATTTCTTCACAGCTAATCTTAGTATGTTTATAACTATCTTAAATCGCAAAGGTCAGGCATTTTCGGCGATAAAATTAAATGGAATTTCACTAAATTTTTAGTCGATCGTGACGGTCAAGTCGTTAAACGCTTTTCACCACAAAAAACACCGGAACATTTAAAGCACGATATTGAGAAGTTATTATAGATAGAAGAAAACATCACACTTACACGTCATGCACGTTGAAAGCAGTGATGTTTTTTAATATTTGACGTATTCATCTATACTAAAAGCTTCCTGAATATCGGAAATTTGGTACAATGGGCATTGAATTTCAACTCTTATTTCTCGTTCGTGTTGTTGCCAAAAGTGATGTTGTTGACTCATTTCCACTATTTTTAAATGGATTAACTTGAATTAAAATATCGATAATCATATTGATGCGGTCAGTATTCAACACATCACATACATCTCCCTCATCTGTAATACCTCTTTTGCGATATTGTTGATATTGTGCATCAATATTTGGCACAACAGGACCATACAGCCAGGCTTGCTTTTCATCATGTTCGAATAAATCTCTAGCAAGCTTTTGATCGTGTTGCAACATGAATCCTATCGTAAAATACAACACCTTTTGGAGATGAATTTGCGTCACTGGACATTCAATAACGCTCGCTCTATGTAAAATATGTCGTGCCAATTTTTGCATCACCATCACCCCCTTCTTTTAGCTTTTATTATTGATGCCCTACCAACTTATTGTCACGGATTGATATGATACTTTGTACTCATTCATGACTTGCCATTGAGTCATCTCAATTCTTATCACACTTTCATTATATTGTATATTATTATTTCGTTTATAGAGTTATATGTTGCAAGTGTGTTTTAATGTGTTTCAAACTGATGGATGTGGTAAAGTTGAAGTAAGTGATTTGAACTTGAGAGGTGGAAAAAATGGTAAAATCAGAAGCTATGAAAATTGCAGTGACTGATGGAACGA from Staphylococcus sp. MI 10-1553 carries:
- the hflX gene encoding GTPase HflX gives rise to the protein MRKTELHSTEKVKETAVLIGVDLYQSHYDFENTMNELNALAYTCDLDVKGLWTQQKNQVDYKYYVGSGKLTEIQDFIDFHDIDVVVANDELTTAQSKNLNARLGVKVIDRTQLILEIFALRAKSKEGKLQVEYAQLDYLLPRLTGHGKSLSRLGGGIGTRGPGETKLETDRRHIRTRMNEIKRKLAEVEAHRERYRNQREQNRVFQVALIGYTNAGKSSWFNTLTAADTYEQDLLFATLDPKSRQLKINDGFEMVISDTVGFIQKLPTTLIEAFKSTLEEARQADLLIHVVDASHAEYKIQYDTVNEIVQELEMQDIPQVVIFNKKDLYASTSTPVAQHPSVFVSSKNEADIAKVKNLLFEAIQKQFDFYTVQLPSSAADQLYYLKQHTLVTKLDYDEETDQYHIEGYQK
- a CDS encoding Panacea domain-containing protein; its protein translation is MQKLARHILHRASVIECPVTQIHLQKVLYFTIGFMLQHDQKLARDLFEHDEKQAWLYGPVVPNIDAQYQQYRKRGITDEGDVCDVLNTDRINMIIDILIQVNPFKNSGNESTTSLLATTRTRNKS
- a CDS encoding IS110 family RNA-guided transposase; protein product: MNCFGIDISKSESVVAHYKDEVFVKELVIQNNQNGYRYLKNYIKHLDSLFILFESTGVYSRGMKHFCEIHKINYLEMNPLEAKFKTNSLRSWKTDKSDAHKLALLAFRMKDSKVQRHPEEIYFELRERARFHLEMEINQNCLKVELVETLHQTFPGLEKLFTNRYSKIALNIAKAFPHPDYVSILTHDELVEKVLHSTDKGISIKKAHKYAKKLIEIKNNSFPNVRKSSFLLQKVQYLCDKLLIGIEEMKAFNQEMIDLAKNTTEFENIISIPGIGELTATLLIGELGDIREFKTNKQLNAFVGIDIKRYQSGTSKSRDTINKRGNKKARRLLYLITMNILRGRNHYQSHIVDYYYKLREQPHGKPHKTAVIASINRLLKTIHYLIVNDKLYDYQKAPH